In Bradysia coprophila strain Holo2 unplaced genomic scaffold, BU_Bcop_v1 contig_358, whole genome shotgun sequence, one DNA window encodes the following:
- the LOC119081702 gene encoding glutathione S-transferase 1-like, with protein sequence MAPKLTLYYMPVSPASRAVVLLAKAINIDLDLKEIDISRGEHLTPEFLKINPQHTLPALDDNGTVIIDSHAINTYLCDMYAPNNSLYPKDLSKRAHIDSRLHFDTTLFARIRYLYEPIYEGSPHMPENHISLVTNCWDILEAFLENGKYLCGDELTIADLACICNFYAIDSFAPVDRQKHAKMIQWVKRMGEISYLYNVIDLEESKAHQHYIQYLMENNVTS encoded by the exons ATGGCTCCAAAACTAACGTTGTATTACATGCCAGTTAGTCCAGCATCAAGAGCTGTTGTTCTTCTTGCCAAAGCTATTAATATTGATCTCGACCTAAAAGAAATCGATATATCAAGAGGAGAACATTTGACTCCAGAATTCTTAAAA ATAAATCCTCAACACACACTTCCAGCCCTTGACGATAACGGAACTGTAATCATTGATAGTCATGCGATAAACACGTACCTCTGCGATATGTACGCTCCTAATAACAGTCTATATCCGAAAGATTTATCAAAACGTGCACACATCGATTCTCGTCTCCATTTCGACACAACATTGTTTGCAAGAATTCGATATCTTTACGAACCGATTTACGAAGGGTCACCGCATATGCCTGAGAATCATATCTCATTGGTTACAAATTGTTGGGATATTTTGGAAGCATTTctagaaaatggaaaatatttgtgtgGTGATGAGTTAACTATTGCCGATCTAGCCtgtatttgtaatttttatgcAATAGATTCATTTGCACCGGTTGATCGTCagaagcacgcaaaaatgatACAATGGGTGAAACGGATGGgtgaaatttcatatttgtaTAACGTAATTGACTTGGAAGAATCAAAGGCACATCAGCACTACATTCAATATTTAATGGAAAACAATGTGACGTCATAG
- the LOC119081704 gene encoding Golgi-associated plant pathogenesis-related protein 1-like: MFNRQLKTVTTNTVGGSSSSSSSSSIVTRSFFTTSTTYHSSSNSFQTSKCAENTVRDAIKRIDQLSIAQPSDKVTARKEEHCPYKRITSEELPATKSEKSDTFHLDCLNAHNDYRRRHGVGPLKLSPTLSDFAQNWANTIANKRQLQHSSERKYGENIYWSSGKTINGKDPVDSWYSEIKQYNYKNATFSSGTGHFTQVVWKNSLELGVGVARVGNEVYVVASYYPPGNFGGEFSKNVFPPK, translated from the exons ATGTTTAATCG TCAACTTAAAACCGTAACTACTAATACGGTTGGAGGTTCGTCATCTTCGTCTTCCTCCTCCTCCATAGTAACACGTTCATTCTTCACAACAAGTACCACATATCATTCGTCATCGAATTCCTTCCAAACTTCAAAATGTGCCGAAAATACAGTGCGTGATGCAATAAAACGTATAGATCAGCTAAGTATCGCTCAACCGTCCGATAAAGTTACTGCTCGGAAAGAAGAACACTGTCCATATAAAAGGATTACTTCTGAAGAGCTGCCAGCCACGAAATCTGAAAAGAGTGACACATTTCATCTGGACTGTTTAAATGCACACAATGATTACAGACGAAGGCATGGGGTCGGGCCCTTAAAACTAAGCCCGACATTATCCGACTTTGCGCAAAACTGGGCGAAT ACGATTGCAAATAAACGACAATTGCAGCATAGCTCTGAGAGGAAATACGGAGAGAATATTTACTGGTCCAGTGGTAAGACTATCAATGGAAAAGATCCTGTAGACTCATGGTACAGTGAAATCAAACAGTACAATTATAAGAATGCCACTTTCTCGTCTGGTACTGGTCATTTCACACAAGTTGTATGGAAAAACAGCTTAGAGTTAGGAGTGGGTGTGGCGCGTGTCGGAAACGAAGTGTATGTCGTAGCAAGTTACTATCCTCCTGGTAATTTCGGtggagaattttcaaaaaacgtttttccacCAAAATAG
- the LOC119081705 gene encoding acyl carrier protein-like — MKYSILVLFLVAILLPQNESAGVQETVYQVISEQLGIAVTDITLEEKIANLGADGPDIVGIFLNIEDKLQIAIPEEDEKGFVTVNDVVQYIKTNFPNLM, encoded by the exons atgaaatattcaattttggttttgtttttg GTAGCGATTCTGTTGCCGCAAAATGAGTCTGCTGGTGTTCAAGAGACAGTTTATCAAGTTATTTCTGAACAACTTGGTATTGCAGTAACAGAT ATAACCTTGGAGGAAAAGATTGCAAATTTGGGCGCAGATGGCCCAGACATCGTTGGAATTTTTCTTAACATTGAAGATAAACTTC AAATTGCCATCCCAGAAGAAGATGAAAAGGGTTTTGTTACAGTGAACGACGTGGTTCAATatattaaaaccaattttccaaatttaatgtaa
- the LOC119081703 gene encoding uncharacterized protein LOC119081703 isoform X2, which translates to MEVCCLKMASRCRPARAIQMDVTRIPTMSSSHDCGSLSRVVMVRKTDQRMINHKTPKSDPQCELVTFETIQTYRGHKPDRTVVIKETQDFPESQAQRSPTAQRFLKSQLSSGIQSMTISTSDVSRIDRCSPVRSITPNFSVRQKSPSPLSQQGSFSLTFTDFERDCLKAHNDFRVKHGVNPLKLNKKLCRFAEEWAKIIASRGTPAHRNNSPYGENIFCSWSSSNNVVVKGWEPVEHWYSEGDTHCFGREPSTLKTGHFTQVVWKDSRLLGVGQARNRSGQVFIVANYDPPGNFIGSFAENVLPIISQTPTPRIVINGISEDSIDSLLTDSSREDGDLDRFVNAIVRYHNEYRKKHGAPELKLNKNLRSISQDWAETLAREDRFAYRPNSDYGENIYCLWSSDRNAKANPKNVCRSWYDEVKEFNFGVEPKGMFKAGHFSQMVWKSSREVGVGVAKTKKGKVLVVCNYEPRGNVVGQFNSNVLRVVR; encoded by the exons ATGGAAGTTTGCTGTTTGAAAATGGCTAGTAGATGCAG GCCAGCTCGCGCTATACAAATGGATGTTACAAGAATACCGACCATGAGCTCATCTCATGACTGTGGTTCGTTGTCAAGAGTGGTAATGGTTCGGAAAACAGATCAGCGAATGATTAATCATAAAACGCCCAAGTCG GATCCTCAGTGTGAGCTCGTTACGTTTGAAACAATTCAAACATACCGTGGCCATAAACCAGATCGCACTGTTGTAATCAAAGAGACTCAGGATTTTCCCGAGTCGCAAGCACAGCGTTCTCCAACTGCACAGCGCTTCCTCAAATCTCAACTCTCAAGTGGCATTCAATCTATGACAATATCCACAAGCGATGTTAGCCGAATCGATAGATGCAGTCCAGTACGAAGCATTACACCGAATTTCTCTGTAAGACAAAAGTCACCTTCACCTCTGTCGCAACAGGGTTCATTCAGTTTGACATTCACCGATTTTGAACGAGACTGTCTCAAAGCTCATAATGATTTTCGCGTGAAACATGGCGTTAATCCGTTGAAATTGAATAAGAAATTGTGTCGGTTTGCTGAGGAGTGGGCGAAAATTATCGCTTCACGTGGTACTCCTGCTCATCGTAACAACTCGCCGTACGgtgaaaacatattttgctCATGGAGTTCCAGCAATAATGTGGTGGTGAAGGGCTGGGAACCGGTCGAACATTGGTACAGCGAGGGAGATACACATTGCTTCGGAAGAGAACCGTCCACATTGAAAACGGGTCATTTTACACAAGTAGTTTGGAAAGACAGTCGTTTGTTGGGTGTTGGTCAAGCGAGGAACAG GTCTGGCCAAGTTTTTATAGTGGCAAATTACGATCCTCCAGGAAATTTTATCGGAAGTTTCGCGGAGAACGTTCTACCAATAATATCACAGACTCCAACACCCCGGATTGTTATAAACGGAATATCGGAAGACTCAATCGATTCCCTTCTGACCGACTCGTCCAGGGAAGATGGGGATTTGGATAGATTTGTGAATGCAATCGTTCGATATCATAACGAATATCGTAAGAAACACGGAGCACCCGAACTAAA GCTGAACAAAAATCTCCGCTCAATTTCCCAAGACTGGGCTGAAACTCTAGCCCGAGAAGATCGATTCGCCTACCGTCCAAACTCCGATTACGGTGAAAATATCTACTGTCTTTGGTCGTCCGATCGAAATGCCAAAGCAAATCCGAAAAATGTGTGCCGATCATGGTATGACGAGGTGAAAGAGTTCAATTTCGGTGTCGAGCCGAAGGGTATGTTCAAAGCGggccatttttcacaaatggtGTGGAAGTCATCGCGGGAAGTGGGTGTAGGTGTAGCGAAAACTAAGAAGGGAAAAGTTCTGGTGGTTTGTAATTATGAGCCAAGAGGAAATGTAGTAGggcaattcaattcaaatgttTTGAGAGTTGTACGTTAA
- the LOC119081703 gene encoding uncharacterized protein LOC119081703 isoform X1 gives MLFPIDSKRNGVKKKRLNLVDPKSRPARAIQMDVTRIPTMSSSHDCGSLSRVVMVRKTDQRMINHKTPKSDPQCELVTFETIQTYRGHKPDRTVVIKETQDFPESQAQRSPTAQRFLKSQLSSGIQSMTISTSDVSRIDRCSPVRSITPNFSVRQKSPSPLSQQGSFSLTFTDFERDCLKAHNDFRVKHGVNPLKLNKKLCRFAEEWAKIIASRGTPAHRNNSPYGENIFCSWSSSNNVVVKGWEPVEHWYSEGDTHCFGREPSTLKTGHFTQVVWKDSRLLGVGQARNRSGQVFIVANYDPPGNFIGSFAENVLPIISQTPTPRIVINGISEDSIDSLLTDSSREDGDLDRFVNAIVRYHNEYRKKHGAPELKLNKNLRSISQDWAETLAREDRFAYRPNSDYGENIYCLWSSDRNAKANPKNVCRSWYDEVKEFNFGVEPKGMFKAGHFSQMVWKSSREVGVGVAKTKKGKVLVVCNYEPRGNVVGQFNSNVLRVVR, from the exons ATGCTTTTTCCAATCGATTCGAAAAGGAACggtgtgaaaaaaaaacgtctaaACTTAGTGGATCCAAAGTCAAG GCCAGCTCGCGCTATACAAATGGATGTTACAAGAATACCGACCATGAGCTCATCTCATGACTGTGGTTCGTTGTCAAGAGTGGTAATGGTTCGGAAAACAGATCAGCGAATGATTAATCATAAAACGCCCAAGTCG GATCCTCAGTGTGAGCTCGTTACGTTTGAAACAATTCAAACATACCGTGGCCATAAACCAGATCGCACTGTTGTAATCAAAGAGACTCAGGATTTTCCCGAGTCGCAAGCACAGCGTTCTCCAACTGCACAGCGCTTCCTCAAATCTCAACTCTCAAGTGGCATTCAATCTATGACAATATCCACAAGCGATGTTAGCCGAATCGATAGATGCAGTCCAGTACGAAGCATTACACCGAATTTCTCTGTAAGACAAAAGTCACCTTCACCTCTGTCGCAACAGGGTTCATTCAGTTTGACATTCACCGATTTTGAACGAGACTGTCTCAAAGCTCATAATGATTTTCGCGTGAAACATGGCGTTAATCCGTTGAAATTGAATAAGAAATTGTGTCGGTTTGCTGAGGAGTGGGCGAAAATTATCGCTTCACGTGGTACTCCTGCTCATCGTAACAACTCGCCGTACGgtgaaaacatattttgctCATGGAGTTCCAGCAATAATGTGGTGGTGAAGGGCTGGGAACCGGTCGAACATTGGTACAGCGAGGGAGATACACATTGCTTCGGAAGAGAACCGTCCACATTGAAAACGGGTCATTTTACACAAGTAGTTTGGAAAGACAGTCGTTTGTTGGGTGTTGGTCAAGCGAGGAACAG GTCTGGCCAAGTTTTTATAGTGGCAAATTACGATCCTCCAGGAAATTTTATCGGAAGTTTCGCGGAGAACGTTCTACCAATAATATCACAGACTCCAACACCCCGGATTGTTATAAACGGAATATCGGAAGACTCAATCGATTCCCTTCTGACCGACTCGTCCAGGGAAGATGGGGATTTGGATAGATTTGTGAATGCAATCGTTCGATATCATAACGAATATCGTAAGAAACACGGAGCACCCGAACTAAA GCTGAACAAAAATCTCCGCTCAATTTCCCAAGACTGGGCTGAAACTCTAGCCCGAGAAGATCGATTCGCCTACCGTCCAAACTCCGATTACGGTGAAAATATCTACTGTCTTTGGTCGTCCGATCGAAATGCCAAAGCAAATCCGAAAAATGTGTGCCGATCATGGTATGACGAGGTGAAAGAGTTCAATTTCGGTGTCGAGCCGAAGGGTATGTTCAAAGCGggccatttttcacaaatggtGTGGAAGTCATCGCGGGAAGTGGGTGTAGGTGTAGCGAAAACTAAGAAGGGAAAAGTTCTGGTGGTTTGTAATTATGAGCCAAGAGGAAATGTAGTAGggcaattcaattcaaatgttTTGAGAGTTGTACGTTAA
- the LOC119081703 gene encoding uncharacterized protein LOC119081703 isoform X3, whose product MDVTRIPTMSSSHDCGSLSRVVMVRKTDQRMINHKTPKSDPQCELVTFETIQTYRGHKPDRTVVIKETQDFPESQAQRSPTAQRFLKSQLSSGIQSMTISTSDVSRIDRCSPVRSITPNFSVRQKSPSPLSQQGSFSLTFTDFERDCLKAHNDFRVKHGVNPLKLNKKLCRFAEEWAKIIASRGTPAHRNNSPYGENIFCSWSSSNNVVVKGWEPVEHWYSEGDTHCFGREPSTLKTGHFTQVVWKDSRLLGVGQARNRSGQVFIVANYDPPGNFIGSFAENVLPIISQTPTPRIVINGISEDSIDSLLTDSSREDGDLDRFVNAIVRYHNEYRKKHGAPELKLNKNLRSISQDWAETLAREDRFAYRPNSDYGENIYCLWSSDRNAKANPKNVCRSWYDEVKEFNFGVEPKGMFKAGHFSQMVWKSSREVGVGVAKTKKGKVLVVCNYEPRGNVVGQFNSNVLRVVR is encoded by the exons ATGGATGTTACAAGAATACCGACCATGAGCTCATCTCATGACTGTGGTTCGTTGTCAAGAGTGGTAATGGTTCGGAAAACAGATCAGCGAATGATTAATCATAAAACGCCCAAGTCG GATCCTCAGTGTGAGCTCGTTACGTTTGAAACAATTCAAACATACCGTGGCCATAAACCAGATCGCACTGTTGTAATCAAAGAGACTCAGGATTTTCCCGAGTCGCAAGCACAGCGTTCTCCAACTGCACAGCGCTTCCTCAAATCTCAACTCTCAAGTGGCATTCAATCTATGACAATATCCACAAGCGATGTTAGCCGAATCGATAGATGCAGTCCAGTACGAAGCATTACACCGAATTTCTCTGTAAGACAAAAGTCACCTTCACCTCTGTCGCAACAGGGTTCATTCAGTTTGACATTCACCGATTTTGAACGAGACTGTCTCAAAGCTCATAATGATTTTCGCGTGAAACATGGCGTTAATCCGTTGAAATTGAATAAGAAATTGTGTCGGTTTGCTGAGGAGTGGGCGAAAATTATCGCTTCACGTGGTACTCCTGCTCATCGTAACAACTCGCCGTACGgtgaaaacatattttgctCATGGAGTTCCAGCAATAATGTGGTGGTGAAGGGCTGGGAACCGGTCGAACATTGGTACAGCGAGGGAGATACACATTGCTTCGGAAGAGAACCGTCCACATTGAAAACGGGTCATTTTACACAAGTAGTTTGGAAAGACAGTCGTTTGTTGGGTGTTGGTCAAGCGAGGAACAG GTCTGGCCAAGTTTTTATAGTGGCAAATTACGATCCTCCAGGAAATTTTATCGGAAGTTTCGCGGAGAACGTTCTACCAATAATATCACAGACTCCAACACCCCGGATTGTTATAAACGGAATATCGGAAGACTCAATCGATTCCCTTCTGACCGACTCGTCCAGGGAAGATGGGGATTTGGATAGATTTGTGAATGCAATCGTTCGATATCATAACGAATATCGTAAGAAACACGGAGCACCCGAACTAAA GCTGAACAAAAATCTCCGCTCAATTTCCCAAGACTGGGCTGAAACTCTAGCCCGAGAAGATCGATTCGCCTACCGTCCAAACTCCGATTACGGTGAAAATATCTACTGTCTTTGGTCGTCCGATCGAAATGCCAAAGCAAATCCGAAAAATGTGTGCCGATCATGGTATGACGAGGTGAAAGAGTTCAATTTCGGTGTCGAGCCGAAGGGTATGTTCAAAGCGggccatttttcacaaatggtGTGGAAGTCATCGCGGGAAGTGGGTGTAGGTGTAGCGAAAACTAAGAAGGGAAAAGTTCTGGTGGTTTGTAATTATGAGCCAAGAGGAAATGTAGTAGggcaattcaattcaaatgttTTGAGAGTTGTACGTTAA